The following proteins come from a genomic window of Synechococcus sp. NB0720_010:
- a CDS encoding Nif11-like leader peptide family natural product precursor — MSSAGVMSLKFILKDDPLLQKEVKQCQNPAAICEMARKLGIKLTQADLLRIEAQTTLCLTDEELERWFETPYHERFLISLEVKQLNLAAR, encoded by the coding sequence TTGAGCTCTGCAGGCGTCATGAGTTTGAAATTCATCCTCAAGGATGATCCGCTGCTCCAAAAAGAGGTGAAGCAGTGCCAGAACCCTGCAGCAATCTGCGAGATGGCAAGAAAACTGGGGATCAAGCTGACGCAGGCTGACTTACTTCGCATCGAAGCCCAGACCACACTGTGTTTGACCGATGAAGAACTCGAACGGTGGTTTGAAACCCCATATCACGAGCGCTTCTTAATCAGCCTGGAAGTCAAGCAACTGAATTTGGCGGCGAGATAA